A stretch of the Arachis stenosperma cultivar V10309 chromosome 6, arast.V10309.gnm1.PFL2, whole genome shotgun sequence genome encodes the following:
- the LOC130935918 gene encoding zinc finger CCCH domain-containing protein 14-like, translating into MDTRKRGRPEFGFNVNGGLKKNKQELDSLSTGVGSKSKPCTKFFSTAGCPFGEGCHFLHYVPGGYNAVAQMMNLAPAAPQASRNVAAPPPPVPNGSAQSSVKTRICNKFNSAEGCKFGDKCHFAHGEWELGKPIAHFDDHRAMGPPPVGRMAGPGRMEPPPGPATSFGANATAKISVEASLAGAIIGKGGVNSKQICRQTGAKLSIREHESDPNLRNIELEGSFEQIKEASNMVKELLLTLQMSAPPKSNQGAPGSAAPGSNYKTKLCENFSKGSCTFGDRCHFAHGAAELRKGV; encoded by the exons ATGGATACCCGTAAGAGAGGAAGGCCTGAATTCGGATTCAACGTTAACGGAGGACTCAAGAAAAACAAGCAAG AATTGGACTCCTTATCAACTGGTGTAGGAAGCAAATCGAAGCCATGTACCAAGTTTTTCAG TACTGCTGGCTGCCCATTTGGTGAGGGCTGCCACTTCTTGCACTATGTACCTGGTGGCTACAATGCTGTTGCCCAAATGATGAATCTGGCACCTGCTGCACCTCAAGCATCTAGAAACGTTGCAGCCCCACCACCACCTGTCCCTAATGGATCTGCACAGTCTTCTGTCAAAACCCGCATATGCAACAAGTTTAATTCTGCTGAAGGCTGTAAATTTGGTGATAAATGTCATTTTGCCCACGGTGAATGGGAACTTGGCAAGCCTATTGCTCATTTTGATGATCATCGTGCCATGGGTCCCCCTCCAGTAGGTCGCATGGCTGGTCCTGGTCGAATGGAGCCGCCCCCTGGTCCTGCCACTAGCTTTGGTGCCAATGCTACAGCCAAGATCAGTGTAGAAGCTTCCCTTGCTGGAGCTATCATTGGGAAGGGTGGTGTAAACTCGAAGCAGATATGTCGCCAAACAGGAGCCAAACTTTCGATTCGAGAGCACGAATCGGATCCAAATCTCAGAAACATAGAACTCGAGGGAAGTTTCGAACAAATTAAGGAGGCGAGCAACATGGTAAAGGAATTACTTTTGACCTTGCAGATGTCTGCGCCCCCTAAATCGAACCAAGGTGCCCCGGGGTCGGCTGCTCCTGGAAGCAACTACAAGACCAAGCTGTGTGAGAATTTTTCAAAAGGATCTTGCACTTTTGGGGACAGATGTCACTTTGCACACGGTGCCGCGGAGTTGCGTAAAGGTGTATGA
- the LOC130936687 gene encoding LOW QUALITY PROTEIN: 50S ribosomal protein L22, chloroplastic-like (The sequence of the model RefSeq protein was modified relative to this genomic sequence to represent the inferred CDS: inserted 1 base in 1 codon): protein MALSFSQSVVKVNDHLPLPLRRNPPCSTSFPFQFNPKFPSLTLGIRCSSASAFNDKTVISLKPRTPNDVTLTQNVNAFACRATTSQFGVQESDKSYVEAYAIGRNIRMXADKARRVIDQIRGRSYEETLTILELMPYRACEAIIKIVFSAGANASNNLGLSKGSLVISKAEVNEGKTMKRVRPVARGRAYQIRKRTCHIAITVRGLPSKSVVEATPA from the exons atggctctttctttctctcagTCGGTGGTTAAGGTTAACGACCATCTCCCTCTCCCCCTCCGTCGAAACCCACCCTGCTCTACTTCGTTCCCCTTCCAATTCAACCCCAAATTTCCATCCCTAACCCTTGGAATCCGATGCTCCTCCGCTTCAGCTTTCAACGACAAAACCGTCATTTCCCTCAAACCCAGAACTCCAAACGACGTTACTCTCACCCAAAACGTCAACGCTTTTGCCTGTCGCGCTACAACTTCCCAGTTTGGAG TGCAAGAGAGTGACAAGTCATATGTAGAAGCCTATGCCATTGGCCGGAATATTCGTA TCGCTGACAAAGCGCGAAGAGTGATTGATCAGATTCGTGGACGATCATATGAGGAAACACTTACTATATTAGAACTCATGCCATATCGAGCCTGTGAAGCCATTATCAAGATAGTATTTTCAGCAGGAGCAAATGCTAGCAACAACTTGGGTTTAAGCAAAGGAAGTTTGGTTATTAGTAAAGCAGAGGTTAATGAAGGAAAGACAATGAAAAGGGTCAGGCCCGTGGCTCGGGGTCGGGCTTATCAAATTAGAAAGCGCACTTGTCATATAGCAATCACTGTAAGAGGTTTACCTAGTAAGTCTGTCGTGGAAGCAACTCCTGCATAA
- the LOC130936399 gene encoding 18 kDa seed maturation protein, with the protein MQGAKNTGQSIKEKAANVGASAQAGLEKTKATVQEKAEKMSTRDPVQKQMATQKKEHKTNQAEMEKQAAYNQNAAHKEAARAEDIAPGYYGTAAHSTTGQHGHPTGGHQMSALPGHGTGQPTGQVTEGVIGSHPIGTNTGTTQTSTTTTARNTRAGVNPNDPRYGHGTGGSY; encoded by the exons atgcAAGGAGCAAAGAATACCGGACAGAGCATTAAGGAGAAAGCTGCTAATGTTGGTGCTTCTGCTCAAGCTGGTTTGGAGAAAACCAAGGCCACCGTCCAAGAAAAG GCTGAGAAGATGAGTACACGTGACCCTGTCCAAAAACAGATGGCAACACAAAAGAAGGAACACAAGACCAACCAAGCCGAGATGGAGAAGCAAGCGGCTTATAATCAAAACGCCGCCCACAAAGAGGCGGCACGAGCCGAGGACATAGCCCCAGGCTACTACGGAACTGCCGCTCATTCCACAACCGGACAACATGGACATCCTACTGGAGGCCACCAGATGTCTGCGTTACCTGGCCATGGAACTGGACAGCCCACAGGTCAAGTGACTGAGGGAGTGATAGGCTCACATCCTATTGGGACTAACACCGGCACGACTCAAACCTCTACGACCACTACCGCTCGTAATACACGTGCTGGTGTTAATCCCAATGATCCTAGGTATGGGCATGGAACCGGTGGTTCATACTAA